One window of Jannaschia sp. CCS1 genomic DNA carries:
- a CDS encoding cupin domain-containing protein, translating to MPKIGTPIVEEGHDEIGRFRAELLSDTGGLTQFGAFIETLWPGGSASKDHWHANEDEMVHVLEGVATLVEGGVASELHAGDTACFKAGVAVGHHLENRSDAPVRYLVIGTRSGDDVVTYSATGETVTIRDGEKVYRDADGVETARKPYHGA from the coding sequence ATGCCCAAAATCGGCACGCCCATAGTTGAAGAAGGCCACGATGAGATCGGGCGCTTCCGCGCCGAGTTGCTGTCTGACACGGGCGGGCTGACCCAATTCGGCGCGTTCATTGAGACGCTATGGCCCGGCGGATCTGCATCCAAGGACCATTGGCACGCCAACGAGGACGAGATGGTCCATGTTCTGGAGGGCGTGGCGACGCTGGTGGAAGGCGGTGTGGCGTCCGAGCTGCACGCCGGGGACACCGCGTGTTTCAAGGCCGGGGTCGCGGTCGGGCACCATCTGGAAAACCGCTCGGACGCGCCGGTGCGCTATCTGGTGATCGGCACACGTTCCGGCGATGATGTCGTGACCTATTCTGCAACGGGCGAGACGGTCACGATCCGCGATGGCGAGAAGGTCTACCGGGATGCGGACGGGGTCGAGACGGCGCGCAAGCCGTATCACGGGGCCTGA
- a CDS encoding cupin domain-containing protein: MDITDISVEEMQARVARYRELKASPQAFVDTRIPDYERDIYNVIGRGVTEDADLAPSIADSRYFSITYVGAEPGKGAALHAHETIEVFIPLVGRWAAYWGEDGDKEIEIEPFDVISFPPGIYRGFRNIGDAPGMLMAIIGSKEATGDGGRVDWAPSVLEQSHATGLRVNDAGDLEDG; this comes from the coding sequence ATGGACATTACCGACATCAGCGTGGAGGAGATGCAGGCGCGCGTCGCCCGCTACCGGGAGTTGAAAGCCTCACCGCAAGCCTTCGTGGATACGCGCATCCCGGACTATGAGCGCGACATCTACAACGTGATCGGACGCGGCGTGACGGAAGATGCGGACCTTGCCCCTTCGATCGCGGACTCGCGTTACTTTTCAATCACCTATGTGGGCGCGGAGCCGGGTAAGGGCGCAGCGCTCCATGCCCATGAGACGATTGAAGTATTCATCCCGCTCGTCGGTCGTTGGGCGGCCTATTGGGGCGAGGATGGCGACAAGGAGATCGAGATTGAGCCGTTCGACGTCATTTCCTTCCCGCCGGGCATCTACCGGGGGTTTCGCAACATCGGAGACGCGCCCGGGATGCTGATGGCGATTATCGGATCGAAGGAGGCGACGGGGGACGGTGGCCGTGTCGACTGGGCCCCGAGCGTTCTGGAACAAAGCCACGCGACAGGTCTGCGGGTCAACGACGCGGGCGATCTGGAAGACGGGTAG
- a CDS encoding TRAP transporter large permease, with protein MGGDIVLWMLGLLILLILLGTHIGVALAVCSGLGVFLMLGSFEAAVSILGNTAYEAIRKDVFVVIPLFVLMGDFISRSGAAGDLYRICDRTLKRLPGRLAIATIAGNTVFAAVTGVSIAAAAAFSRIAYPEMKKAGYKQTFALGAVAGSACLGMLIPPSVLLIVWAILTELSVGALFIAGIIPGILLAVMFAGYVVISVMHKPEIAPAFTADLVEPTRQEIRSELIGGLGILGLIMLVIGGIWQGFFTPTEAAGFGAIGAFIIGLIKGMRGKEILDAIYQAGRTTAPIMFLLISAQMYSRLLAIGGAVPFIQGIFFSIGAEPWMIIAMMMVIWIILGMLVDSVSIILLTVPIFAPMAVILGIDPIAFAIFGILVIEAGLLTPPFGLLVYTVKGAVPDPTVTLGQIFWGSTPYFLLILLAALIVLFIPSLATWLPDIMF; from the coding sequence ATGGGTGGGGATATCGTCCTTTGGATGCTGGGTCTGTTGATCCTGTTGATTTTGCTCGGCACCCATATCGGCGTGGCCCTTGCGGTCTGCTCGGGTCTCGGCGTTTTCCTGATGTTGGGCAGCTTTGAGGCCGCGGTCTCGATCCTGGGCAACACCGCTTATGAGGCGATCCGGAAGGACGTCTTCGTGGTGATCCCCCTCTTTGTCCTGATGGGGGATTTCATATCAAGGTCGGGGGCGGCGGGGGACCTTTACCGGATTTGTGACCGCACGCTGAAGCGCCTGCCGGGCCGTCTGGCCATCGCGACGATAGCGGGCAACACCGTCTTTGCCGCCGTCACCGGCGTTTCCATTGCCGCCGCCGCCGCGTTTTCCCGCATCGCATATCCCGAGATGAAGAAGGCAGGCTACAAGCAAACCTTCGCGCTCGGCGCGGTCGCTGGGTCCGCGTGCCTTGGGATGCTGATCCCGCCCTCGGTCCTGCTCATTGTTTGGGCGATCCTGACGGAACTCAGCGTCGGCGCGCTCTTCATTGCGGGTATCATCCCCGGCATCCTTCTGGCCGTCATGTTCGCGGGGTATGTCGTCATCTCCGTCATGCACAAGCCCGAGATCGCGCCTGCCTTCACCGCTGATCTGGTGGAGCCGACGCGGCAGGAAATCCGCTCTGAACTGATCGGAGGGCTCGGTATTCTCGGCCTCATCATGCTGGTCATCGGCGGTATCTGGCAGGGCTTCTTCACGCCCACGGAAGCCGCCGGGTTCGGGGCCATCGGCGCGTTTATCATCGGCCTGATCAAGGGGATGCGTGGCAAGGAAATCCTCGACGCGATCTATCAGGCGGGCCGCACCACCGCGCCGATCATGTTCCTGCTGATCTCGGCCCAGATGTATTCGCGGCTCTTGGCCATCGGCGGGGCGGTGCCGTTCATTCAGGGCATCTTCTTCTCCATCGGGGCAGAGCCGTGGATGATCATCGCGATGATGATGGTGATCTGGATCATCCTCGGGATGCTGGTGGACTCGGTGTCGATCATCCTGCTGACCGTGCCGATCTTCGCGCCCATGGCCGTGATCCTTGGCATTGACCCCATCGCGTTTGCCATCTTCGGCATTCTGGTGATCGAGGCCGGGCTGCTGACGCCCCCGTTCGGCTTGCTGGTCTACACCGTGAAGGGGGCTGTGCCCGATCCCACCGTCACGTTGGGACAGATCTTCTGGGGCTCCACGCCCTACTTCCTGCTGATCCTTCTGGCGGCGCTGATCGTGCTGTTCATCCCGTCGCTGGCAACGTGGTTGCCGGACATCATGTTCTAG
- a CDS encoding glutathione S-transferase family protein: MTTLCYAKKTCSIGIHVLMEEIGKPYDLKIVDFSKKEQKDPEYLAINPKGKVAALVRDDGSVITEYTAIAMALALENPDKNLMPTDAEGMVRTVEAMDFAIGTIHMLSWRMYRRPDAYSDIPEAVEQLKVRGKDAMMAAFDMVDEQLEGKVWVMGDDYSIADTALYYNEYWAVDVGGWDLPPNVKAHYERMKQRPAVQANRKLEGVA; the protein is encoded by the coding sequence ATGACCACGCTTTGTTATGCCAAGAAAACCTGCTCCATCGGTATCCACGTGTTGATGGAGGAGATCGGCAAACCCTACGATCTCAAGATCGTCGACTTCTCCAAGAAAGAGCAGAAGGACCCCGAATATCTGGCGATCAACCCCAAGGGCAAGGTCGCGGCGCTGGTGCGTGACGACGGCTCCGTCATCACGGAATACACGGCAATTGCCATGGCCTTGGCGTTGGAGAACCCGGACAAGAACCTGATGCCCACGGATGCCGAGGGCATGGTGCGCACCGTCGAGGCGATGGATTTCGCCATTGGCACCATCCACATGCTGTCCTGGCGCATGTACCGCCGCCCCGACGCCTATTCGGACATCCCCGAGGCGGTCGAGCAGTTGAAAGTGCGCGGCAAGGACGCGATGATGGCAGCCTTCGATATGGTGGATGAGCAGTTGGAAGGCAAAGTCTGGGTGATGGGCGATGATTATTCCATCGCGGACACGGCACTTTACTACAACGAATATTGGGCCGTCGACGTGGGCGGATGGGATCTGCCCCCCAATGTCAAAGCCCATTACGAGCGGATGAAGCAACGCCCCGCCGTACAAGCCAATCGCAAGTTGGAAGGCGTGGCCTAG
- a CDS encoding TRAP transporter small permease: MGVPIKISRGIHLISAFWTMGLALLIFADVMGRQLFGAPVPGTKEILQNSVVTIAFLQLPLAIYSGSMLRTSIFADAVPALVRRLLRTITALLGITVFVALVWSTSDSFLDAYRIGEYEGEGSLRVPTWPVRGAVLVMSAFVALAYLHMIVLDWQGRLDNEIEAPGAIAPVAAD; this comes from the coding sequence ATGGGCGTGCCGATCAAGATTTCGCGGGGGATCCATCTGATCTCGGCATTCTGGACCATGGGTCTGGCATTGCTGATCTTTGCGGACGTGATGGGGCGCCAGCTGTTCGGGGCGCCCGTGCCCGGCACGAAAGAGATCCTGCAAAACTCGGTCGTCACCATCGCCTTCCTGCAATTGCCGCTTGCGATCTATTCCGGCTCGATGCTGCGCACGTCCATCTTCGCCGATGCCGTGCCCGCTCTTGTCCGCCGCCTCCTGCGCACGATCACGGCGCTTCTGGGCATTACCGTCTTCGTGGCCCTGGTCTGGAGCACCAGTGACAGTTTCCTCGACGCCTACCGCATCGGCGAATACGAAGGCGAAGGCTCTCTCCGCGTGCCCACCTGGCCCGTGCGCGGCGCGGTTCTGGTGATGTCGGCCTTCGTGGCGCTGGCCTACCTGCACATGATCGTTCTCGATTGGCAGGGCAGGCTCGACAATGAAATCGAAGCGCCCGGGGCCATCGCGCCCGTGGCCGCAGACTAA
- a CDS encoding cobyric acid synthase, with amino-acid sequence MSRALMIQGTGSNVGKSMLAAGLCRIARNRGLSVAPFKPQNMSNNAAVTADGGEIGRAQALQAMACGLEPHTDMNPVLLKPETETGSQVVVQGKRFTTVRARDYAKLKPQLMQAVLDSFKRLKAAHDLVIVEGAGSPAEVNLRNGDIANMGFAQASGTPVVLCGDIDRGGVIAQIVGTQAVMSAEDVALVRGFMINKFRGDPSLFDDGYKLIEQHTGWQGFGVIPWFADAGNLPAEDALDITTRTRDTGLHIVCLRLSRIANFDDMDPLAQEPGVRLTMLNAGEAIPGDADMVIIPGSKSTRGDLAYLRAQGWDLDLRAHLRRGGHVLGICGGYQMLGGSVADPEGVEGPAGTDEGLGLLDVETVMTGDKRLTRVAAIHAPSGTAFNGYEIHIGRTSGPDAARPFAVVNGQPEGAISGDGRVSGSYLHGMFRDDAFRAAWLAQFGVAQSVSYDATVQATLDALAAHLEGVMDIDALLDVRL; translated from the coding sequence ATGTCCCGCGCGCTGATGATCCAGGGCACCGGCTCCAACGTGGGCAAGTCGATGCTTGCCGCGGGCCTGTGCCGCATCGCGCGCAATCGGGGGCTGTCGGTCGCGCCTTTCAAGCCGCAGAACATGTCCAACAACGCCGCTGTGACGGCGGATGGCGGGGAAATCGGGCGTGCGCAGGCGTTGCAAGCCATGGCGTGCGGGCTGGAGCCCCACACGGATATGAACCCTGTCTTGCTAAAGCCGGAAACAGAGACGGGATCTCAGGTCGTCGTTCAGGGCAAACGGTTTACCACGGTGCGGGCGCGCGACTATGCCAAGCTGAAACCGCAATTGATGCAGGCTGTGCTGGACAGTTTTAAGCGGCTGAAAGCGGCCCATGATCTGGTGATCGTTGAAGGCGCTGGATCTCCGGCGGAAGTGAATTTGCGAAATGGAGACATCGCGAATATGGGGTTTGCGCAGGCGTCCGGCACGCCGGTGGTGCTGTGCGGGGACATCGACCGGGGCGGCGTGATCGCGCAGATCGTCGGCACGCAAGCGGTCATGTCTGCCGAGGATGTAGCGCTTGTACGCGGCTTCATGATCAACAAGTTTCGCGGCGATCCATCGCTATTCGACGATGGCTACAAACTCATTGAACAGCATACGGGATGGCAGGGTTTCGGGGTCATTCCTTGGTTTGCAGATGCGGGCAATTTGCCTGCGGAAGACGCGCTGGACATCACCACGCGCACCCGTGACACGGGCCTGCACATCGTCTGCCTGCGCCTGTCACGGATCGCGAATTTCGACGACATGGACCCGCTGGCCCAGGAACCCGGCGTGCGATTGACCATGCTGAACGCGGGGGAGGCCATACCCGGTGACGCCGATATGGTGATCATTCCGGGCAGCAAATCCACGCGGGGTGATCTGGCGTACCTGCGCGCTCAGGGTTGGGATCTGGATCTGCGCGCGCACTTGCGACGCGGCGGTCACGTTTTGGGAATTTGCGGCGGATATCAGATGCTTGGTGGCTCCGTCGCTGATCCTGAAGGCGTTGAAGGCCCGGCGGGCACGGACGAGGGCCTTGGACTGCTGGACGTGGAGACGGTCATGACCGGTGACAAGCGGCTGACGCGGGTGGCCGCAATCCACGCGCCCTCGGGCACCGCGTTCAACGGCTATGAGATCCACATAGGGCGCACGTCTGGCCCGGATGCGGCCCGTCCCTTCGCGGTGGTGAATGGCCAGCCTGAGGGCGCGATCAGTGGCGACGGGCGCGTGTCGGGCAGCTATCTTCACGGGATGTTCCGCGACGACGCTTTCCGCGCGGCCTGGCTGGCACAATTTGGCGTGGCGCAAAGCGTCAGCTACGACGCAACCGTGCAGGCGACGTTGGACGCTTTGGCGGCGCATCTGGAGGGCGTGATGGACATCGACGCCCTGCTGGATGTGCGCCTATAG
- the cobO gene encoding cob(I)yrinic acid a,c-diamide adenosyltransferase encodes MTEDTTAENARHTEKMRKIKAARDKMMETKTEEKGLIMVHTGPGKGKSSSGFGMVMRSIQHGMGCAVVQFIKGNWATGEKSFLRERFADECRFFVSGEGFTWETQDKERDIAAAQNGWTIAQEQILDPEIDFVLLDEINIALRYDYLDIDEVVDFLLTRKPRMTHVCLTGRNAKPELIEAADLVTEMTLIKHPFRDGVKAQKGVEF; translated from the coding sequence ATGACCGAAGACACCACCGCCGAGAACGCCCGTCACACCGAGAAGATGCGCAAGATCAAAGCGGCGCGCGACAAGATGATGGAGACCAAGACCGAAGAAAAAGGTCTGATCATGGTCCATACGGGGCCGGGCAAGGGAAAGTCATCCAGCGGATTCGGGATGGTCATGCGGTCCATTCAGCACGGCATGGGCTGCGCCGTGGTGCAGTTCATCAAGGGCAATTGGGCGACCGGCGAAAAGAGCTTCCTGCGCGAGCGTTTCGCCGATGAGTGCCGGTTTTTTGTGTCTGGCGAAGGATTTACCTGGGAGACCCAGGACAAGGAGCGCGACATCGCCGCCGCGCAAAACGGCTGGACCATCGCGCAAGAGCAGATCCTGGACCCGGAGATTGATTTCGTGCTGCTCGATGAGATCAACATCGCCCTGCGTTATGATTATCTGGACATCGACGAGGTCGTGGACTTTCTGCTGACCCGCAAGCCGCGGATGACCCACGTCTGCCTGACAGGTCGCAATGCAAAGCCAGAATTGATTGAGGCCGCCGATCTGGTGACGGAAATGACGCTGATCAAGCATCCATTCCGCGACGGCGTAAAAGCCCAGAAAGGCGTGGAGTTCTGA
- a CDS encoding LLM class flavin-dependent oxidoreductase: MDLGFFTMPIHPVDKDWRQCLAEDREAFILADELGFTEAYVGEHVTDGAEQIVSCTMFIASLASAIKNMRLGTGTVNMPNSHPANVAAQVAMLDHMLDGRFNFGISPGGLASDAEVFGNLDADRQEMFLECINTVLKIWESDPPYNIEGKYWNISTERTSMTEIGQGIMPKPLQNNPHPPIVVTAVAPFSKGVTEAAARGWDPISANFLMPQWVASHWPKYVEGCERAGRPAELANWRVAKSVFVADDMDTARAYATDPDSPYRFYYSQLFTKLKKHGRINLFKEHKDQPDDEVTLDHVCERLIIWGTPEKVTDELLQFREQTGQFGTLLVAGKDWADVDLARRNMVLLAEKVKPAIDVAEASLEAAQ; encoded by the coding sequence ATGGACCTCGGGTTCTTCACAATGCCCATTCACCCCGTCGACAAGGACTGGCGTCAGTGCCTGGCCGAGGACCGGGAGGCGTTCATTCTTGCCGATGAATTGGGCTTCACGGAAGCATATGTCGGCGAACATGTGACCGATGGCGCGGAGCAGATCGTCAGCTGCACGATGTTCATCGCATCGCTGGCCTCGGCCATCAAGAACATGCGCCTTGGCACGGGCACCGTGAACATGCCCAACAGCCATCCCGCCAACGTCGCGGCACAGGTGGCGATGCTGGATCACATGTTGGACGGGCGCTTCAATTTTGGCATATCTCCCGGGGGTTTAGCCTCAGACGCGGAGGTCTTCGGGAACCTTGATGCGGACCGGCAGGAGATGTTTCTGGAATGCATCAACACGGTCCTGAAGATCTGGGAATCTGACCCGCCTTACAACATCGAAGGCAAGTATTGGAATATCTCGACCGAGCGCACCTCGATGACCGAGATTGGTCAAGGCATCATGCCCAAGCCGCTGCAAAATAATCCACATCCACCCATCGTCGTGACCGCCGTCGCACCCTTCTCCAAGGGTGTGACAGAGGCCGCCGCGCGCGGCTGGGATCCGATCTCTGCCAATTTCCTGATGCCCCAATGGGTCGCCTCACACTGGCCCAAATATGTGGAGGGGTGTGAGCGCGCGGGCCGTCCCGCAGAGCTTGCAAATTGGCGCGTTGCGAAGTCCGTTTTCGTGGCCGACGACATGGACACCGCGCGGGCCTACGCGACGGATCCCGACAGCCCCTACCGCTTCTACTACAGCCAGCTGTTCACCAAGCTGAAAAAGCACGGACGGATCAATTTGTTCAAGGAACACAAGGATCAACCCGACGATGAGGTGACGCTGGATCACGTTTGCGAACGCCTGATCATTTGGGGAACGCCCGAGAAAGTCACCGACGAATTGCTGCAATTCCGCGAGCAGACCGGTCAGTTCGGCACGCTTCTGGTGGCGGGCAAAGATTGGGCCGATGTCGATCTGGCCCGCCGCAACATGGTGCTACTGGCCGAGAAGGTAAAGCCCGCAATTGATGTGGCAGAAGCCAGCCTGGAGGCCGCTCAATGA
- a CDS encoding alpha/beta fold hydrolase → MTGQPGRVELGNHALNTRIDGAGEDWIILSNSLGANLSMWDDQMDLLTSKYRVLRYDTRGHGGSDTTGPVSFADLNGDVIALMDALEIDQAAFMGLSMGGMTGMALAVDHADRISRVVCADARADAPPPFQANWDTRIAAVEEGGLEAIVDGTLASWLTEDWRAANPDRVEEIRAMVLANDPTGYVACCHALKGLDCLRHLPNAKAPILYVGGDQDLGAAPAVMQEMADATPGGDYRQIEGAAHVANINAPAAFNAAITDFLGL, encoded by the coding sequence ATGACCGGGCAACCGGGGCGTGTTGAGCTTGGAAACCATGCCCTGAACACGCGGATCGACGGGGCAGGGGAGGATTGGATTATCCTCTCCAATTCCCTCGGTGCGAACCTGTCGATGTGGGACGATCAGATGGATCTGCTGACGTCAAAATACCGGGTGCTGCGTTATGATACACGGGGCCACGGCGGCAGCGACACGACCGGCCCGGTGAGCTTCGCGGACCTCAATGGCGACGTCATCGCGCTGATGGACGCGCTGGAGATTGATCAGGCCGCCTTCATGGGGCTGTCCATGGGCGGTATGACGGGAATGGCTCTGGCGGTGGACCATGCGGATCGCATCAGTCGTGTTGTTTGCGCCGATGCCCGCGCCGACGCGCCGCCGCCGTTCCAGGCCAATTGGGACACGCGGATTGCGGCAGTCGAAGAGGGCGGTCTGGAGGCAATTGTCGATGGTACTCTGGCCTCTTGGTTGACGGAAGACTGGCGCGCGGCGAACCCTGACCGCGTCGAAGAAATTCGTGCGATGGTGCTGGCCAATGACCCGACGGGTTATGTCGCCTGTTGCCACGCCCTGAAAGGCCTCGATTGTTTGCGCCATTTGCCGAATGCGAAGGCGCCGATCCTTTACGTTGGTGGTGATCAGGATCTGGGTGCGGCGCCAGCCGTGATGCAGGAAATGGCCGATGCGACGCCGGGCGGTGACTATCGCCAGATCGAAGGCGCGGCCCATGTCGCCAACATCAACGCGCCAGCGGCTTTCAATGCAGCGATCACCGATTTTTTAGGTCTATAG
- a CDS encoding polysaccharide deacetylase family protein, with amino-acid sequence MALSDRIPYQAIVDRPRLHLPGDKRVAVWVILNVEEWRIENPMPRTVLPPPMGQPLLPDVPNWSWHEYGMRSGFWRQWKALVDRNIPVSLAINGNVCTSYPRVAGAALEAGWEFMGHGFLQGPMHRLDDQEGAIAQAMDGIEAFCGTRPRSWESPGLTETEDTLDLLRAAGVDYVADWVIDDLPQDIDTPHGRITTLPYSVETNDIAVYALQGHRSDEFLTRGRDQFDRLYAEGAENARVMAISIHPYITGVPHRIRYLEELLDYVGGHEGTAWMTASEIGDWYRAEMARIDGGT; translated from the coding sequence ATGGCCCTGTCCGACCGCATTCCCTACCAAGCCATCGTGGACCGCCCACGCCTGCACCTGCCGGGTGACAAGCGCGTCGCCGTCTGGGTGATCCTGAACGTCGAGGAATGGCGGATCGAAAACCCGATGCCGCGCACCGTTCTGCCACCGCCCATGGGCCAGCCGCTTCTGCCCGATGTCCCGAACTGGAGCTGGCATGAATATGGCATGCGATCCGGCTTCTGGCGGCAATGGAAGGCGCTGGTGGATCGCAACATCCCGGTCTCGCTGGCGATCAATGGCAACGTGTGCACCAGTTATCCGCGCGTTGCCGGGGCTGCGTTGGAGGCAGGCTGGGAGTTCATGGGCCACGGCTTCCTGCAAGGCCCGATGCACAGGCTGGACGACCAGGAGGGCGCGATTGCGCAGGCCATGGACGGTATCGAGGCGTTCTGCGGCACCCGCCCCCGGTCCTGGGAAAGCCCCGGCCTGACGGAGACGGAAGATACGCTGGATCTGCTGCGCGCCGCTGGCGTGGACTACGTCGCGGATTGGGTCATCGACGATCTGCCACAGGACATCGACACGCCCCATGGGCGCATCACCACCCTGCCCTATTCGGTGGAAACTAACGACATTGCTGTCTACGCGCTACAAGGCCACCGATCTGATGAATTCCTGACCCGCGGGCGCGATCAGTTTGACCGGCTCTATGCGGAGGGGGCGGAGAACGCGCGGGTCATGGCGATTTCGATCCACCCCTATATCACCGGCGTGCCACATCGCATCCGCTATCTGGAAGAGCTGCTGGATTATGTCGGTGGCCATGAGGGCACGGCGTGGATGACCGCGAGCGAGATTGGCGATTGGTATCGCGCTGAGATGGCGCGGATAGACGGAGGCACATGA
- a CDS encoding C4-dicarboxylate TRAP transporter substrate-binding protein, which yields MVSKAILRSTALAVTTLSLGAGAALAEDFTLRIGAGHPNGPAVYVADMADFFVPEVVRRVAEETEHTITFVEGYGGAIAGVAETLESVENGILDIGGYCMCFEPAKLFLHNFPYYAPFGPQDSDQQMAATRAVYDQIPWLEEQFTSEYGQVLLGLHGWDNYHLGTTDPWETVEDLAGVKIGGAGPNLPWLEFAGATPVQSTLPDGYLSLQTGVYNGWLMFPSAYLGFRFYEPAPYYTLIGFGAMGVNALTMNERSLNNLPEDVQAIILEVGAAYEAQAGGSLNARQVSGLSGLEEAGATISEISPDVRSGWAESLATFPGQQAAEADGRGMPGTEVMQAYLDAVAATDYEWPFVYSLN from the coding sequence ATGGTATCAAAAGCAATCTTGCGGAGCACGGCGCTGGCCGTCACCACATTGTCACTGGGCGCGGGTGCCGCACTGGCGGAAGACTTCACGCTGCGGATCGGCGCGGGCCACCCCAACGGTCCGGCGGTTTATGTCGCTGACATGGCGGACTTTTTCGTGCCGGAAGTCGTCCGCCGCGTCGCAGAAGAGACCGAGCACACGATCACCTTCGTGGAAGGCTATGGCGGGGCAATCGCGGGCGTGGCCGAGACGCTGGAATCAGTGGAAAACGGCATCCTCGACATTGGCGGCTATTGCATGTGTTTTGAGCCGGCAAAGCTGTTCCTGCACAACTTCCCCTATTACGCACCGTTCGGCCCCCAGGATTCCGATCAGCAGATGGCCGCGACCCGCGCCGTCTACGATCAGATCCCGTGGCTGGAAGAGCAATTCACGTCTGAATACGGTCAGGTCCTTCTGGGGCTGCATGGCTGGGACAATTATCACCTCGGCACCACGGACCCGTGGGAGACCGTTGAAGACCTGGCTGGCGTGAAGATCGGCGGCGCCGGTCCCAACCTGCCGTGGCTGGAATTCGCGGGCGCCACGCCTGTTCAGTCCACCCTGCCCGACGGGTATCTGTCGTTGCAGACGGGCGTCTACAATGGCTGGCTGATGTTCCCGTCGGCCTACCTTGGCTTCCGGTTCTATGAGCCCGCGCCCTATTACACGCTGATCGGGTTTGGCGCGATGGGGGTGAACGCGCTGACAATGAACGAGCGGAGCCTCAACAACCTGCCGGAAGATGTGCAGGCGATCATCCTTGAGGTCGGGGCCGCCTATGAGGCGCAGGCCGGTGGCTCGCTCAACGCGCGTCAGGTCTCGGGTCTGTCGGGCCTGGAAGAGGCCGGGGCCACGATCTCGGAAATCTCGCCAGACGTGCGCAGCGGATGGGCCGAGTCCCTGGCCACGTTCCCGGGCCAGCAAGCCGCAGAGGCCGATGGCCGTGGCATGCCGGGCACGGAGGTGATGCAGGCCTACCTCGATGCGGTGGCCGCCACCGATTACGAGTGGCCGTTCGTCTACTCCCTCAACTAA
- a CDS encoding LysR family transcriptional regulator — MVTLRQLQSVVAVVEERSFTRAADRENATQSGISQHVKAVEASLGVALFERTSDGVKPTPAGQRYYHHCIDVLRTLDVAKDEARETGIEVTGKIRAGLIPAFTRAALAPALERFTAQYPGVEVEVIEGYSGALTDRVRAQALDFALVPGFAGETGLKLTHLNRSREMLVSGARRGLTHLEPLRLADQPPLKLIVPSQSNVRRAKIMEYAETHGVRIDRVLDMDAMLGTLELVAASDWVTILPWVICSADAAGDVRRVSPLIHPELHSDFVVIEPARRPLPPEGHLFLDEIRAELERLEEPA, encoded by the coding sequence ATGGTGACCCTGCGCCAATTGCAATCGGTTGTGGCCGTGGTGGAGGAGCGGTCCTTCACCCGTGCCGCAGACCGCGAGAATGCGACCCAATCGGGGATCTCACAGCATGTGAAAGCGGTGGAGGCGAGCCTTGGCGTGGCGCTGTTTGAACGCACCAGCGACGGAGTCAAACCGACGCCTGCGGGCCAGCGATACTACCACCATTGCATCGACGTGCTGCGGACCCTGGACGTGGCGAAGGATGAGGCGCGCGAGACCGGTATCGAGGTCACGGGCAAGATCCGCGCGGGGCTGATCCCGGCCTTCACCCGCGCTGCTCTGGCCCCCGCATTGGAGCGGTTCACAGCGCAATACCCGGGCGTGGAGGTGGAGGTGATCGAAGGCTACAGCGGCGCGCTGACGGACCGGGTGCGCGCGCAGGCGCTGGACTTCGCGCTGGTGCCGGGGTTTGCGGGGGAGACCGGGTTGAAGCTGACGCATCTCAACCGGTCGCGCGAAATGCTGGTATCGGGCGCGCGGCGTGGTTTGACGCATCTGGAGCCGTTGCGCCTCGCCGATCAGCCGCCCCTGAAACTGATCGTGCCGTCGCAGTCAAACGTGCGGCGCGCGAAGATCATGGAATACGCGGAAACCCACGGCGTGCGCATTGACCGGGTGCTGGATATGGATGCGATGCTTGGGACGCTGGAACTGGTGGCGGCCAGTGACTGGGTCACGATCCTGCCCTGGGTGATTTGCAGCGCCGACGCGGCGGGCGACGTTAGGCGGGTGTCGCCGCTGATTCATCCGGAACTGCATTCGGATTTCGTGGTGATCGAGCCCGCGCGGCGTCCCCTTCCGCCGGAGGGGCACCTGTTTCTGGATGAGATCCGCGCGGAACTGGAGCGGCTGGAGGAGCCCGCCTAG